A segment of the Alphaproteobacteria bacterium genome:
CCGCGAAGGACGAGTTCAGTGCGGCAATAGGGTGTCGAAGGAGGGATAATGGGCGAGAAATTTCTGAGGCTGGCAGGGTTTGTCGAGCTGGAGGCCAGCGCCGATTCCGAGGGTTCTGTACTAATCAACGGACGTTCGGGAGTACTTTATTCATGTAACGCAACCGCTGCGATGTTGGCGTCCGAGTTGGTCAAGGGGGCCGACGTGGAATTGCTGCAAAAATTACTCATACAGCATTTCGAGGTGTCTGCGGACAAGGCACTGCGGGATATACATCAATTCATCGACGCTCTTAATGCGGCAGGATTGCTCGAAATAGTCGACCGTCCAATTATCCAAGTCGCCTAGTTGATCGGTGCGCAGATGTCATTGAGAACAGACATTTCAGTTTGCAATGTCTTCTGCGACTCTAAGTACTCGCCAACTAAATCCGTCGCTGCGCTGAGGGTCCCGCCATGAACCACGGCGCCGCATTACCCGCCGGTCGTAAGGCCGCAATAGCAATCACCGGGTTTGAAGGCTTGGACGTCGCCGGCTCGGGCTTATCCATCGCCCGCGCCCTGAGGGCGGCGGACGAGGAAGCCTCGCTCTTATTGGCTCTGACATCAGATTCCATACCGTCAGCGGGCATGGTGAACGGCGTCACGGACATGGCGGCGTTCGTTCCCGCGCTGCTAGAACACACAAGCGAGGCCATCGATCAGATATTGGCCCTGCACAAGTCCATCCCAATTCGAGCGCTGATACCGGGCAATAACGATCATGCGCAACTTTTAGCGCAGTCGGGCAACCGCCTGGCCGCATCGGGAATCCGGACGTTTCTACCGCAGCCACAATTATTCGATCGCCTTGCGCCGGAAGTGATGCGGAAATTTCTTGGTAACGTCCCCATCGAAATCATGGTGAGCGGGACGCTCGCGTCGATTGCCGATGCGATGGAATGTGCGGAAATCTTGGCATTCCCGACAACGCTTATTGCACAAAGTCAAAAACGGGTCGTGTGGTCGCCAAGTGAACTTCGCGCGCATTTGAAGCGACTCAACCCCAACTCCAATTCCAGAGTCCGTGCGGTGCCCGCCGATTTTAGCTCAGGCTATCGTGTCGCATGCCTCGCGGAAGACGGGGTACTTGGCCCTGTCGTCGTTACGCGCATTCTGGGCAGTACCAACGCGGGCGACGTTGCGGCAAGTACCGTCGTCGATGATCCGTACATTTGCTATTTGACGGCCCGAATTGTGGAGGCCCTCGAGTGGACCGGCCCGTTGGAATTCGAATTGCGACGATCTGTGGATACTGCGCCACTCGTCTTGATATGGGCGGAGTGCTCCTTGCCGAAATGGTCTATGTTAGCGCACTGGGCTGGATGCAATTTAGCGAGCGCCTTACTTAGCCGCATTGAGACCGGGAAGATGCCCGAAGCGAAAGCCGCGAGGGCTGGAACGATCGCGGCGCGCTGTACCTATGAGACGGTTCTCGCGCCTGAAATCGCGGCCGCGTTTTCGGAGAACATCGTCGCGCGCCACAAGTCGCCCACTCATGTGCCGAAAAAGACAACGAGTGGGCCGTCGGTAGCGGTAACAGGCTTAAGCGTCAGCGACGTGATTAATCCTGGCGTGGGGGTATCGCGGGCGTTGCGTGTTGGAACGCACGTAGGTCAATTGATTGGAATCGGTTATACCGCACTCGATGCGGGGGCGTACGATCCCGCTCTTTACGACGAAGTGTTTCGATTTGACTTTCCGAGGACAGCAGGAAGCTATCGGGCGCAGATATTAAGTGCGGCCAAGACCACCCGTATAGATGCCCTGGTGTCGTGCCTAGATGACGAACTTGTTTACGCGATCGCCATCGCTGACGATTTGGCCAAGAATGGAATTGCGACGCTGCTGCCCACTCTAGAGGCGCTTGAGAAGCGGTCGAAGACCACGCTGTTTGGCAGCGATCTTCGGGGCGATTGGGGGGCGTTCGCCATTCCGAGAAGTCAAGTCGTCGCTAATGAATACGATGCTCGCAAAGCCGTTTCACTTTTCAACAATGCGGCTGTCGTCAAAGGAGCGCGGTATCTCTGCACCCCCGTCCACAACGCAACTGAAGCCGCCTCGGCGTGGCGACGCCTACGGTCTCAGGATTCTTTTGGCAGGGTCATAATTCAGGAGCAATTGGACGGCCCGTCCTATGCGGTGAGCGTCGTCTGCAATCGCAAGCACGAGGTGGTTTCCTCGTTGACAATCAGAAAAGAAGCTCTTTGCCCGCGCGGGTCGACCTGGGGAGCGGTCAGTGTTTCCGAGCCCAAGTTGGAAGCCGCATTTGGGCAAATGCTACGGGAGATCGGCTGGGTCGGGCCTGCGGAGGGCGAGTTCATGTTGGATCGCCGTCGCCGCCGCTTCTATCTGATTGAAGTGAACCCCCGGTTTACCGCTTGGATCGCAGCGTCTGCGATGATGGGGCCGAATCAACCGCTGATCGCCGTGAAACTTGCGCTTGGCGTTCCGTTTAAGGCCCCGTCCCCTGCGCCGGGCAAACTTTTCCTGC
Coding sequences within it:
- a CDS encoding PqqD family protein; translated protein: MGEKFLRLAGFVELEASADSEGSVLINGRSGVLYSCNATAAMLASELVKGADVELLQKLLIQHFEVSADKALRDIHQFIDALNAAGLLEIVDRPIIQVA
- a CDS encoding ATP-grasp domain-containing protein, coding for MNHGAALPAGRKAAIAITGFEGLDVAGSGLSIARALRAADEEASLLLALTSDSIPSAGMVNGVTDMAAFVPALLEHTSEAIDQILALHKSIPIRALIPGNNDHAQLLAQSGNRLAASGIRTFLPQPQLFDRLAPEVMRKFLGNVPIEIMVSGTLASIADAMECAEILAFPTTLIAQSQKRVVWSPSELRAHLKRLNPNSNSRVRAVPADFSSGYRVACLAEDGVLGPVVVTRILGSTNAGDVAASTVVDDPYICYLTARIVEALEWTGPLEFELRRSVDTAPLVLIWAECSLPKWSMLAHWAGCNLASALLSRIETGKMPEAKAARAGTIAARCTYETVLAPEIAAAFSENIVARHKSPTHVPKKTTSGPSVAVTGLSVSDVINPGVGVSRALRVGTHVGQLIGIGYTALDAGAYDPALYDEVFRFDFPRTAGSYRAQILSAAKTTRIDALVSCLDDELVYAIAIADDLAKNGIATLLPTLEALEKRSKTTLFGSDLRGDWGAFAIPRSQVVANEYDARKAVSLFNNAAVVKGARYLCTPVHNATEAASAWRRLRSQDSFGRVIIQEQLDGPSYAVSVVCNRKHEVVSSLTIRKEALCPRGSTWGAVSVSEPKLEAAFGQMLREIGWVGPAEGEFMLDRRRRRFYLIEVNPRFTAWIAASAMMGPNQPLIAVKLALGVPFKAPSPAPGKLFLRASDEVRITASKLSEFATRRTFRHG